In Kineococcus endophyticus, the following proteins share a genomic window:
- a CDS encoding SpoIIE family protein phosphatase, which produces MSGRSPDEVTGAGPAPSVGDAGQARLAVALEAAQLGLWEWEPGSGSVVWDPRSTVMFGFGDRAATGTVADVDASVDPRDRQRVHLAMQQAVATAGSIEVEFRTRWSDGSEHWVHARGQAIVDTDGRVVRLVGTNADVTAVHADAQQRAADAAAMAGLVAVATDLGDAHSEAAVLQVVTDRGTPLLGAQAMGLALIDHDEPGVRTLATAFDAEFLAAHAHLAPTVRLPLVDTAITGRAHFLPDLAATVPEFPDAATVYSRTGTEASAAVPLHGAGGSVVGALSVAFAEPHQWRPAEERLLEAFAALTSQALQRLSARAAESAAAARAARFTETLQKTLLTWTPPDDGGLQVAVRYVPAAHHTRVGGDWYDVFTTAGGVLNVVIGDVTGHDQQAAAAMAQLRNLLRGIAHSTDAGPAATLTALDRAISDLHVGVLATVVVAQVRRDVSGVRLLWANAGHPPPLLVDASATARFLDAESDLLLGLQPETVRHEHEVDLPEGSTLVLCTDGLVERRSVHLQRGLDWLAVASSDLVRSGALPVADGVCDGLLELVGEDLEDDVALLALHVAAP; this is translated from the coding sequence GTGAGCGGCCGGAGCCCCGACGAGGTCACCGGAGCGGGACCCGCGCCGTCGGTCGGTGACGCCGGGCAGGCCCGGCTCGCCGTCGCGCTCGAAGCGGCGCAGCTCGGGTTGTGGGAGTGGGAGCCGGGGTCCGGCTCTGTGGTGTGGGACCCGCGCAGCACGGTCATGTTCGGGTTCGGCGACCGCGCGGCCACGGGCACCGTCGCCGACGTCGACGCCTCGGTCGACCCGCGGGACCGGCAGCGCGTCCACCTCGCCATGCAGCAGGCCGTCGCCACGGCGGGCTCCATCGAGGTGGAGTTCCGCACCCGCTGGTCCGACGGCAGCGAGCACTGGGTCCACGCCCGCGGGCAGGCGATCGTCGACACCGACGGCCGCGTCGTCCGGCTCGTGGGGACGAACGCCGACGTCACCGCCGTCCACGCCGACGCGCAGCAACGGGCCGCCGACGCCGCCGCGATGGCCGGGCTGGTCGCCGTGGCCACCGACCTCGGGGACGCCCACTCCGAGGCGGCCGTCCTGCAGGTCGTGACCGACCGGGGAACCCCGTTGCTGGGGGCGCAGGCGATGGGCCTGGCCCTCATCGACCACGACGAACCCGGGGTCCGGACCCTCGCCACGGCCTTCGACGCCGAGTTCCTCGCCGCCCACGCGCACCTCGCCCCGACCGTCCGGTTGCCGTTGGTGGACACGGCGATCACGGGACGGGCGCACTTCCTTCCTGACCTCGCCGCCACCGTTCCCGAGTTCCCCGACGCGGCGACCGTCTACTCCCGGACCGGGACGGAGGCCTCGGCCGCGGTCCCGCTGCACGGCGCCGGAGGGTCCGTCGTGGGTGCGCTGTCGGTCGCCTTCGCCGAACCCCACCAGTGGCGGCCGGCGGAGGAACGCCTGCTCGAGGCGTTCGCCGCGCTCACCTCCCAGGCTCTGCAACGTCTCTCGGCGCGCGCCGCGGAGTCGGCGGCTGCGGCGAGGGCGGCCCGTTTCACCGAAACCCTGCAGAAGACGCTGCTGACGTGGACGCCGCCGGACGACGGTGGCCTGCAGGTGGCGGTGCGGTACGTCCCGGCGGCCCACCACACGCGCGTGGGCGGCGACTGGTACGACGTGTTCACGACCGCCGGCGGCGTGCTGAACGTCGTCATCGGCGACGTCACCGGGCACGACCAGCAGGCGGCCGCGGCCATGGCCCAGCTCCGGAACCTGTTGCGCGGCATCGCCCACTCCACCGACGCCGGCCCCGCCGCGACCCTCACGGCGCTGGACCGGGCGATCTCGGACCTGCACGTGGGCGTCCTCGCGACGGTCGTGGTCGCCCAGGTCCGTCGGGACGTGAGCGGCGTCCGGCTGCTGTGGGCGAACGCGGGGCACCCGCCCCCGCTCCTCGTCGACGCGAGCGCGACTGCCCGGTTCCTCGACGCCGAATCCGACCTCCTCCTGGGCCTGCAGCCGGAGACGGTCCGGCACGAGCACGAGGTCGACCTCCCCGAGGGTTCGACCCTCGTGCTGTGCACCGACGGGCTCGTCGAGCGACGCAGCGTCCACCTGCAGCGGGGGTTGGACTGGCTCGCGGTCGCCTCGTCCGACCTGGTGCGCTCGGGCGCGCTGCCCGTCGCCGACGGGGTCTGCGACGGCCTGCTCGAGCTCGTCGGCGAGGACCTCGAGGACGACGTGGCCCTGCTCGCCCTGCACGTCGCCGCGCCCTGA
- a CDS encoding flavin reductase family protein: MHSYSPRDGHGLAHDPLNSIVAPRPIGWVSTVAQDGTRNLAPYSFFNLLNYRPPIVGFSSTGHKDSVTNAESTGEFVWNLATRALAEPMNETSASVGPEVDEFALAGLTPEASALVRPPRVAESPVAFECRVTRIQELTDVDERGVGAWLVLGEVVQVHIDDSLLVDGVFDTLAADPLLRGGGPADYFTISQESRLRMTRPDAR, translated from the coding sequence GTGCACTCCTACAGCCCTCGTGACGGTCACGGCCTCGCGCACGACCCGCTGAACTCCATCGTCGCGCCGCGACCGATCGGCTGGGTGTCGACGGTGGCGCAGGACGGGACGAGGAACCTCGCCCCGTACAGCTTCTTCAACCTGCTGAACTACCGCCCGCCCATCGTCGGGTTCTCCAGCACGGGCCACAAGGACAGCGTGACCAACGCCGAGTCCACGGGAGAGTTCGTCTGGAACCTGGCGACGCGGGCCCTGGCCGAGCCGATGAACGAGACCTCGGCGTCCGTCGGGCCCGAGGTCGACGAGTTCGCCCTCGCCGGTCTGACGCCCGAAGCCTCCGCACTCGTGCGGCCGCCGCGCGTGGCCGAGAGCCCCGTCGCCTTCGAGTGCCGCGTGACGCGCATCCAGGAGCTGACCGACGTGGACGAGCGGGGGGTGGGCGCCTGGCTCGTGCTCGGCGAGGTCGTCCAGGTCCACATCGACGACTCGCTCCTCGTCGACGGCGTGTTCGACACCCTCGCCGCCGACCCGCTCCTGCGCGGCGGCGGCCCGGCCGACTACTTCACGATCAGCCAGGAGAGCAGGCTGCGGATGACGCGACCGGACGCGCGCTAG
- a CDS encoding aminoglycoside phosphotransferase family protein produces MTDADAEDLVAEALGAAVTLVRTGSGGDHRSWWVTASAGRYVLRSAPDTATSRRLDREVRVRDVLRSHLAVPVPRAAATGTWRETRWTLDERLPGVDLETAPVTARTLEDLSRFLRGLHAVPLGAVRAMGAPDVLSPLLEPLRQQGRAAARDLGRPGDLPLPGTDEDGPVVLHADLKGEHLLVDGSGGLTAVLDWSDAGTGDPALDVEGLVLAVGADGARGVARGSGTPSVVVERGVFLARCRSAVRWAAALRGEPTGPEPLLRRQFHRAWG; encoded by the coding sequence ATGACGGACGCCGACGCGGAGGACCTGGTGGCCGAGGCCCTGGGCGCCGCGGTCACCCTCGTGCGCACCGGCTCCGGCGGTGACCACCGTTCCTGGTGGGTCACGGCCTCAGCCGGGCGGTACGTCCTGCGGTCGGCGCCGGACACCGCGACGAGTCGGCGCCTGGACCGCGAAGTCCGCGTCCGTGACGTCCTGCGTTCCCACCTGGCCGTGCCGGTGCCGCGGGCCGCGGCGACGGGGACGTGGCGAGAGACGCGGTGGACCCTCGACGAACGGCTGCCCGGCGTCGACCTCGAGACGGCGCCGGTGACGGCTCGGACCCTCGAGGACCTGTCGCGGTTCCTGCGAGGGCTGCACGCCGTCCCGCTCGGCGCGGTGCGGGCGATGGGGGCCCCGGACGTCCTCTCCCCGCTCCTGGAACCCCTGCGGCAGCAGGGGCGGGCCGCCGCTCGGGACCTGGGACGGCCGGGCGACCTGCCCCTCCCGGGTACGGACGAGGACGGACCGGTCGTCCTGCACGCGGACCTCAAGGGCGAGCACCTCCTCGTCGACGGGTCCGGCGGCCTGACCGCGGTCCTCGACTGGTCCGACGCCGGGACGGGAGATCCGGCGCTCGACGTCGAGGGACTCGTCCTGGCGGTGGGCGCCGACGGGGCCCGTGGGGTGGCGCGAGGTTCCGGGACACCGTCCGTGGTCGTCGAGCGCGGCGTGTTCCTCGCCCGGTGCCGCAGCGCGGTGCGGTGGGCCGCGGCCCTGCGGGGGGAACCGACGGGTCCGGAACCCCTGCTGCGGCGGCAGTTCCACCGTGCGTGGGGCTGA
- a CDS encoding carbon-nitrogen hydrolase family protein produces MRIAGLQHAGTPGDVDANLAVLDDAAGRAVAEGCRLLITSEMFLTGYAIGPRVQEFARQPLAERVAEVAARHGLALAVGLPLPAASGVTNSVVLVDDRGHRLARYDKTHLFGDLDRAQFVPGSEPVVTVDLEDVRIAFLICYDVEFPETVRAAALAGADLVVVPTAQMEPFAFVAEHLIRVRAWENQVHVAYVNHVGAEGDLCYVGRSSICAPSGDVLAAGGPTDAALLVADVEPEVVRVARRENPYLDDLRPEFR; encoded by the coding sequence GTGCGCATCGCCGGACTGCAGCACGCCGGGACGCCCGGCGACGTCGACGCGAACCTGGCCGTCCTGGACGATGCCGCCGGCCGGGCCGTCGCCGAGGGGTGCCGGCTGCTGATCACGTCGGAGATGTTCCTCACGGGCTACGCCATCGGCCCGCGCGTCCAGGAGTTCGCCCGCCAACCCCTGGCGGAACGGGTCGCCGAGGTCGCTGCCCGGCACGGGCTGGCGCTCGCCGTCGGGTTGCCGCTGCCCGCGGCGTCGGGGGTGACGAACTCGGTGGTCCTGGTCGACGACCGGGGCCACCGCCTCGCCCGGTACGACAAGACGCACCTGTTCGGTGACCTCGACCGCGCGCAGTTCGTCCCGGGTTCCGAGCCGGTCGTGACGGTGGACCTCGAGGACGTCCGGATCGCGTTCCTCATCTGCTACGACGTCGAGTTCCCCGAGACCGTCCGCGCCGCGGCGCTGGCAGGGGCCGACCTCGTCGTCGTCCCCACCGCGCAGATGGAACCGTTCGCGTTCGTGGCCGAGCACCTGATCCGGGTGCGCGCGTGGGAGAACCAGGTCCACGTCGCCTACGTGAACCACGTCGGCGCCGAGGGCGACCTGTGCTACGTCGGCCGGTCCAGCATCTGCGCGCCGTCCGGTGACGTGCTGGCCGCGGGCGGTCCCACGGACGCCGCCCTGCTCGTCGCCGACGTCGAACCGGAGGTCGTCCGGGTGGCGCGTCGCGAGAACCCCTACCTCGACGACCTGCGTCCGGAGTTCCGCTGA